DNA sequence from the Anaerolineae bacterium genome:
CGTAGCCCGGCTGGCTTATTTGTTTAATTCGCCTCGCCTGGTTGGGTGGTTTTGGCGGTTGGTTCCGCTCATCGTTCGTTTGGTCGCCTGGTATAATCCCTATTACGTGCCGGTCAATGACCGCCGGTTGGTTAGGCTGAAGGATAGGCAGGACGGCAATCAGTAAGGCGGTTCTGCCGGCCCCGTATAGCCGCACATCCCCACTCGCGGCGAATTCACCAGCGGCATTGGCTCGCCGTAGTCATCGTGTGGATGCGTTTGAGCATGTTGGTCGCACAGCGTCCCCGGCTGGTCCAATTCGTACACGCACTCCAGGCATAACCAGGTGGCCGGTTTGCTGCACTCCATACACTCTACCTCCGGCTGAAAATTGCGGGCCATTAAGGTAATAGGATGTTTGGTGAGCGGTTTGCCCTGCCGCACGGCCACAGCTTTGACCAATGTTTCTGAAGAAGTGCCAAAATCGTAGATATGGGTCAACTCGATGCCCGGGTTGAAGACTCGCTCGATGGGCGTTTTCATTGAAATTTCCTTGCCGCTCCAACCGCCAAAAGAAAACCGGCTCAAATGGCCGCAACATTCTAACCAGATAGCCCGCAAATAACGATCCAATTCCTTTAACGTTGCCGAGCCGTTCATTTCTAAATGCAACCAGAAGTCGGGCAGATAGGCGTCTTGCACCTGCAAATGATAAAGGTTTTCGCTTTTGCCCGGCTTTTGGTTGGCGGTATCAATAGCGGCCTGGCGTTCTGCGCAGGTGGCCAGGTGCTTGCTCAAACCACCCTTGGCCATTTCTCGACCACAAAAAACGCATTGGCCGCGCGATTGTTTTCTCTGGGCCATAGATTTCCCTCCATGTTTAACAAATAATATGTCCAATTAAGTTGGAGATATAGTGCTCCAGAAAAGTTTTTGCCGCTGAAACAGGTAGCAAGGTAACAGAGTAGCAAACTTTTTATCTGCTACCTTGCTACCTGTTACCCTGTTTTTTGGGGAAGTAATTTTTCTGGACATCTATACTTACTCTATTATAGCCCAAGCAGGAATTTTCGAAAATCTCTAACAACGAGAGCAGCAAAATTTACGCTCGTGCGTTTTCCGTTGGCCAATGTCCATTGCCCAGAATCTCCAGCACCGTTGCCGCCACCTCTTTGGAATTCATAATGAAGGCGTGCGTGGCCGGCACTAAGATCACCTCGTAACCTTCGCCCAACCCAGTTTCTTGCGCCGATAGAATGGAGTCATTAACCGTTTCCGTACCAAAAATCGCTTGCTGAAGCAAACCGTCCACGCCCCTGGTCCCGGCAATGATGGTGGTGGGGACAGTGGGTAAAGGTAACGTGTCATAAAAGGCGTCATCGGCCAATTTGCGGCCGCAATCCCAGGTAATCCACCAATAAAGTGGATTGGGACGCATGATTTTGGCAATACGGGCCGGTTGGTTGGGTGGGGCCAGCATCACCAGGTGTTGCGGCGGGTGGCTGGCTAATTCCGGCAAAACGGCGCGAGCAATGATACCTCCTAACGAATGGCTGACAATGGCATAGGGCGCGTCGCCAATTTCGTCGCGGATGGTCCGGGCAAAACGCCGGGTGATGCTATCAAAGGTTTGTAAATAGGTAGCGTAGCCAAAATAGTGAACATTGTGCTGTTTTTGGCTCAACCGCCACCCCAAAATAGACATGGATAAGGGGGTGCGGCCTTGCCCATGAATGAGCATCACGTGCATGGTCAAATCTCCTGGCAAATGATTTGTCTTTGGTTACGTTTATCCTCGCCTGATCAAAATGGGAAAAAGTGCAGGCTCAAACAGCCTGCGCTTTTTCTCTGGCTTTAATTCTAATCAATTGAGCCAAGCACCAGCGCCCCAATAACGCCGGGAACCCACCCGACCAGGGTCAAGATGAGCACCACCAAAAACGCGCCGCAGCCCTTATCCAGAACAGCCAGGGGGGGAAGTAAGATGGCCAATAATAGTCTGCCACATCCCATTTTTATACCCTACTTTCCTTAGAAATTTGCTAACTAAATTACGTGTACATTCTTGATATTAATTACGAAAATAAGCTCAAAAAGTTTCAAGCAAACGGTAGGGGGAGGGCTTAAGAATAAAAAAGTTCACAAATCAACTCAGACGCTTCCAGATAAACTAATGGCTGGGCAGGCAACTATGGTTGCCTGCATCTGTGTTCATTTGTGAACTGGTCTCGGGAAAAACTAATTACCCTTTAAATACGCTGCCCGGTTGGGTCGGGTTTCCAGGATTGCAGCACTTTCATGTAGTTGGCCCGTTCAAAGGCAGCCGGTTCGGCCACATTCTTCTGGCTCATGCTGCCCTGCATCTGGGCAATCGAGTCGTACTCGTGCTCGTCCATCCAGGCTGCTATTTCAGTCAAAATTGTTTCAATCCGGCCGGCGCCGTTACGCAGTAGTTCCGACGCCAGCATAGCCACCTTGGCCCCGGCCATCATACACTTCAATACGCCGGTGTAAGTATGCACCCCACTGGTAATGGCAAAATCCACCGGCACCCGGCCATAGAGAATAGCCACCCAGCGCAGAGGCAGGCGTAATTCGTAACGGTTGCTCAATTCCAGGTGAGGGATGACTTCCAGGTTTTCCAGGTCAAAATCGGATTGGTAAAAACGATTGAAAAGCACCAGGGCATTGGCCTGGCCCTCGGTGGCCAGGCGATGGGCC
Encoded proteins:
- a CDS encoding alpha/beta hydrolase, translated to MHVMLIHGQGRTPLSMSILGWRLSQKQHNVHYFGYATYLQTFDSITRRFARTIRDEIGDAPYAIVSHSLGGIIARAVLPELASHPPQHLVMLAPPNQPARIAKIMRPNPLYWWITWDCGRKLADDAFYDTLPLPTVPTTIIAGTRGVDGLLQQAIFGTETVNDSILSAQETGLGEGYEVILVPATHAFIMNSKEVAATVLEILGNGHWPTENARA
- a CDS encoding YqaE/Pmp3 family membrane protein; translated protein: MGCGRLLLAILLPPLAVLDKGCGAFLVVLILTLVGWVPGVIGALVLGSID